The sequence GGCAACCAAATAAATAGCGCATTAAATAAACTGAAAGCCCGATAGGAATCGCCGGAATCCGAGGGGCTAGTTCAATTTGGGCTGACCTGCGGGTTCTGGGACGCCCGCGGTTTCAGCCTTGTCACGGGCCGGCGTCAATTATTTAAATGGGGGGGCTTGTTCTTCTTGCGGTGTTTAATAATAATGAAATTAAATGCGTCATGCTCCCCGTGGGGCGCGCATCCACCTAAGGGATGGATTGGATGGTAAGCCTCGTAACGAGTGAGTCGCGTGAGGTTGCAGGCTCGCTGGATTCTGCGGTTCAGCGAGCCATGGCGAGGCGGCTTTGGCCGAGCCCCAAGATTTCCCTGCTCATTCCGATCTTCGTTTTCGCCTTGGCTATGCCGATGCAATTCTACCTCGGCCCGACACGTTTGTCGCCCTACCGGCTGGTGCTGGTGGCGACGCTCATTCCGTGTTTGATAGCTTGGTTATCCGGATCTGTCGGGCGAGTACGACTTCCTGATATCTTGATGCTTCTGGCGGCGGTATGGGGCGCGGCCATATTGGTGGGCGTGCACGGCATTGAGCAAGGTCTGCAATCTGCGGGCATATTCGTCATCGAGACTTTCGGGGCATTTCTTTTCGCTAGACGCTACATTCGAGATGTCTTTGCGTTTCAGCGAATGGTGAGTTCTCTGGTGCTTATGGTCCTTTTTCTTCTGCCGTTCGCTGTTTACGAGAACATCACGGGAGACCCAATCTTGCTCCAATCGTTTGGCAAGATTTTCTCCGTTTACAGTATGGCAGGCAGCGAACCAAGGTTCGGACTCAGGAGAGCGCAAGGCCCGTTCGAACACTTCATTCTATATGGTGTGGTTTGTTCGAGCGTATTCGCCTTGAGCTTTTATGTGTTTGGTTCGGGCTCCCGTCGGGGAGGGCGGCTCACCACGGGTTTCGTGGCAATGGCGGTCGCCTCCTCGCTTTCTGCCGGTGCTCTCCTATCTGTCGTCGTCCAGACCATCTTGATCATTTGGGATAAGGTGACAGCACGTGTAGCGCGCCGATGGGGAATATTGGCCGCAGCTTTTGCTGTTGCTTATGTTGTAGTGGATTTGAACTCCAATCGAAGCCCTTTCACCGTCTTTATTTCGTATCTGACTTTCAATGCCGATAATTCCTATATGCGCGTGCACATCTGGTATTTCGGGACGCAGTCAGTGATGCAGCACCCGATCTTTGGAATTGGTTTTAAGGATTGGGAACGTCCAGAGTGGCTTGGCGGCAGCATGGACAATTTCTGGTTGGTTACTGCCGTGCGGTACGGTCTTCCCGGTCTCCTGTTCATCGCCGGCGGCCTGCTTTCGGTTTGCTTTGGTCTAGGCCGGCTTAGAAACCTATCGTTCGACGTCGCGCAATGCCGGAAGGGTCTTATTATTACCCTTTGCGGGCTGGCACTCGCCAGTTGTACGGTCCATTTATGGGATGCTCCTTACGTACTGTTAGTGTTCCTGCTCGGCAGCGGCATGTGGATGTTTGAGCCGCGTAATTGGGATCATCTCTCAACCGCGCGCGAAGCTCATTCACTTTCGTCGGGTGGTTCGTACGGAACTCCGGAAGCCCGTTACGGCGGACCGGCTGGAAGGCGGCGTGGTCGCCCAACGTCGGATCGCCTCCGCTCCTAGGAAGAACGGGAGGGGCGCTTCGGCGGTTGCTATCCAGCGATGTCCTTCATAAAAGAAAGGCTGGCGAGTGTAGCCGGCTTTGTCGGGAAGCGTTCGAAGCTCTGCAGAACGACGGCCTACGGCCGCGGGATGAACTGTCCAAGAACAAGTTTATCGCCTTGCCAGTTCGCCCATCGCACGTTCTCCCACTGAGTGATCCTGATGCGTCGGCCGTTGACCGTATCGAACAGAAATGCGCTATAGCGGAAGGAGCCAAGCACGAAATAAACATTCTTCAGGCTTACCGACGAGCCGCCGTCTGCCGGGATACGGAGCCCGTGATTGCCGCCCTCGAATAGCACGTTCTCGAAGACGTGCGAACCTCGCCAATTGTCGGCCGACCAGTAGCCCGCGGTCGTGGCTCCGGCCATCTTGAACGTCGAGTTCTTGACCGTGACCGTTCCGGTAGAGCCCGGCGAATAGCACTGCAAGCCATCGGCGTGATCGCTGCCGACCCCTGTAGCCGCGATATAGACCCAGGTCAGGTTGATGTTGCCGCTGATGCACCGAACTCCTTCTCGGGACTGAATGCGGACGCGGGTAATGTTACAGGAGCCGTCGCAGGTGATCGTCGGCTCTCCCGAGTGCTCAACTATTGACGCGTCGACCAGGGACGAATCCGGCGACAATGCGATGCGACTGGTGCCGGTCGCGACGTTGGCATAAACGGGATCATTGAAGCCCAACGGAACGTCGGCCGGGTCGGCCGCCGGATCAGTCGTCGCGACAGGAACGATCGTTGGACGCCCCGCTTCTGCGGTGCGATAGTGGTCCGGCTGTATTGCGACCTCTTTCCTTGGAGACGCCAAGGCGCCGCTTCTGCAGGCCTCCCCCACGCCATTGGCTTGGGAGGCGCTCGACAACGCCTTGCCCGCGGAACCAAGGCACGTCAATTCCTCAGCTTCAATTCGCGTTGAGGTGACGGTCGGCTGGGAAACAACGATCCCTATTAGCAACAGAGTTAAGGTCATGCCGCAGCGCATGAAGCTCTCCTGAAGCGGACGTCTGCCGGATCTCTGCACCCAAATGACCAGCGCGACGTTTTGGCAACGGTTCTTCGTTGGTTCGAGGAGCGCCTATGCAGGCAGTTGCCGCGGGGTGCCACCTCTGAGCCGAAGCTGCGATTGATTCATGCTTACGCCTAGGAATAATCGAGCAGTTGGCTATAATTCGAGCTGTCCCGATTTGACCCCTGTGCTCAACTGCACCAATGTCTACTAATAGTACTTTCGCATCTTTTGATAGAAAATGAAATATCAATAATGATTTTACCGAGCTCGTCCGAGCGATACGCTTCACTTTCACCGAGGACGTCGGTGCCTATTCGCCGGAGTGTCGGGCTAGGGTCCTTCGTTGCAGCCTGCAGGAGTCCCGCGTCTCAGGCCTGCTGGCGCTCAAGATCAGGTGGGCGCGTGAGCAGATCGTGTTGCTATCTGCAATGACGACCACTCGTCGGTTGCACATCCCTGTTGATCTCAGCAATTGGTCTGAGATCGGCGTTTGTTCGGACGCCCCGGTCGAGCATGTGCAAGCCGTCAAGTGCGCAATGGTTGTCCGGGAGCATCGATAGCAAATGAAAAG comes from Bradyrhizobium sp. CCGE-LA001 and encodes:
- a CDS encoding O-antigen ligase family protein; the encoded protein is MVSLVTSESREVAGSLDSAVQRAMARRLWPSPKISLLIPIFVFALAMPMQFYLGPTRLSPYRLVLVATLIPCLIAWLSGSVGRVRLPDILMLLAAVWGAAILVGVHGIEQGLQSAGIFVIETFGAFLFARRYIRDVFAFQRMVSSLVLMVLFLLPFAVYENITGDPILLQSFGKIFSVYSMAGSEPRFGLRRAQGPFEHFILYGVVCSSVFALSFYVFGSGSRRGGRLTTGFVAMAVASSLSAGALLSVVVQTILIIWDKVTARVARRWGILAAAFAVAYVVVDLNSNRSPFTVFISYLTFNADNSYMRVHIWYFGTQSVMQHPIFGIGFKDWERPEWLGGSMDNFWLVTAVRYGLPGLLFIAGGLLSVCFGLGRLRNLSFDVAQCRKGLIITLCGLALASCTVHLWDAPYVLLVFLLGSGMWMFEPRNWDHLSTAREAHSLSSGGSYGTPEARYGGPAGRRRGRPTSDRLRS